From Oncorhynchus mykiss isolate Arlee chromosome 25, USDA_OmykA_1.1, whole genome shotgun sequence, a single genomic window includes:
- the foxi2 gene encoding forkhead box protein I2, producing the protein MNSIDPSVHHTSSPSASSLQPQPKGAQEPQEMAVYCDNLNMYHHQQSFQGAQRPSGYGFGDYTSSPNPYLWLNRPAVNSASFMPPSYGAQRQFLTNSPGFGGPDLGWLSIASQEELLKLVRPPYSYSALIAMAIQNVHEKKLTLSQIYRYIADNFPFYKKSKVGWQNSIRHNLSLNDCFKKVPRDEDDPGKGNYWTLDPNCEKMFDNGNFRRKRKRRSDSTNSTKTEDGQTAPPIKTFDSPQLLGTASPDMEVVSEGHKSSSPLSLVSSAPCFNNFFSSMAGLGPGPPSRQTGSLGLVNELTNRNITALHSSPYHNHTTHTPTQAPGQDYPGVSDSGHGVHGHPADNLSHFNRGVHFYNSFSGGGQTGQFNSHFYNSFSVNGLIYPREGTDV; encoded by the exons ATGAACTCCATCGACCCTTCAGTCCACCACACCTCCTCTCCATCCGCCAGCTCTCTCCAACCCCAGCCCAAGGGCGCCCAGGAGCCGCAGGAGATGGCTGTCTATTGCGACAATTTAAACATGTATCACCACCAGCAGAGCTTCCAGGGCGCACAGAGGCCGTCTGGATACGGTTTCGGAGATTACACATCCTCCCCCAACCCATACCTTTGGCTGAACAGGCCCGCTGTCAACTCCGCATCCTTCATGCCGCCTTCCTACGGGGCACAGCGGCAGTTCCTCACCAACTCCCCCGGGTTCGGGGGTCCAGACCTGGGTTGGCTGTCCATCGCCAGTCAGGAGGAGTTGCTAAAGCTGGTCCGTCCTCCCTACTCCTACTCTGCGCTCATCGCCATGGCGATCCAGAACGTGCACGAGAAGAAGTTGACCCTGAGTCAGATCTACCGGTATATCGCTGATAACTTCCCATTCTACAAGAAGAGCAAGGTGGGGTGGCAGAACTCTATCCGACATAATCTGTCACTTAACGACTGTTTTAAAAAGGTCCCCCGTGATGAGGATGACCCAg GTAAAGGGAACTACTGGACGTTGGATCCTAACTGTGAGAAGATGTTTGACAACGGGAACTTCAGGAGGAAGAGGAAGCGCCGCTCCGACTCCACTAACAGCACCAAGACAGAGGACGGCCAAACCGCCCCGCCCATCAAGACCTTTGACAGCCCCCAGCTCCTAGGCACCGCCTCCCCAGACATGGAGGTGGTCAGTGAGGGTCATAAGAGCTCCTCCCCCCTAAGCCTGGTGTCCAGCGCTCCGTGTTTTAACAACTTTTTCAGCAGTATGGCTGGGCTTGGCCCCGG TCCCCCCAGCAGACAGACTGGCTCTCTGGGGTTGGTCAACGAGCTGACCAATAGGAACATTACAGCCCTCCATAGCAGcccataccacaaccacaccacccaCACCCCGACGCAGGCCCCGGGCCAGGACTACCCGGGGGTCTCAGATTCAGGCCACGGGGTCCACGGTCACCCAGCAGACAACCTGTCTCACTTCAACAGAGGAGT CCACTTCTACAACAGCTTCAGCGGAGGGGGGCAGACAGGACAGTTCAACAGCCACTTCTACAACAGCTTCAGCGTCAACGGTCTAATATACCCCAGAGAGGGCACGGACGTGTAG